Genomic segment of Mycolicibacterium sarraceniae:
CTCGACGTCCGCATACTCCTTGCCGACCTCGGCGACCACCACGACCAGAGGCTGCCCGCGAAGGTCAGCGTTGGTCTTGTGCACCAGAGTCAGGTGCTTGCGCCGGGTGCGCGGGCGAACGCGTCACGCACCACCGCTCGACACCGAAGGCGGTGTTGACGCTGACCTCGGTGGCCACCTCGTGCGGCGTGCCGACGCGCAGCGCGCCGCCGTTACCGGTGTGGGGCCTTCGGTGCCCTCACGCACCACGACGAAATCGATATTCGTCACGCCGGCAAGCGGGCTGCTGACGCCGGAATAGAGCGACCCGGCCGCAGGTTGACGTGATGGTCCAGCGCGAAGCGGAGTTTGAGCAACAGGCCGCGCTCGAGCACGCCGCTGGGCACCGAGGATCGCCGATCGCGCCGAGCAGGATCGCGTCGTAGCCCTGAGTTCTTCGATGGTCTCCGCGGTGAGCAATTCACCGGTCGCGTGGTAGCGGCGCGCACCGAGGTCGTATTCGGTCTTGTCCACACCGGGCAGCACCACGTCAAGCACCTGCAGCGCTTCGTCGATGACCTCCGGGCCGATCATAACCGCCAACTTCATGAGAGGTCAACCACTTCCAGTGTGGTGGCACCGACCGCCTCGGCGATCGCGACGCGCACGTTTTCGGGGACATCGGTGTCCAGGCGCAGGATGATCGTCGCGCTCTCACCGCCGGCGTCCTGGGACAGCTGGGCGGCCAGGATGTTGACATCTGCTTTGCCGAGCTCAGTGCCGATTTTGCCCAGCGCGCCGGGCTGATCGGAGAGTTGACCACCAGGTTGAAACCCTCGGCGCGCAGATCGAAGTTGCGCCCGTTGATCTGCACCAGCTTTTGCACCTGCTGCGGACCGACAGCGTGCCGCCACGTTGAACGAACTACCGTCGGCGTACACCGCGCGCACGTCGACCACCTGCGGTGGTTCGGGCTCTCCGTGGCAGTGGAAATGTCGGCGGCCGCCACGATCCTTGGCAGTGCCGGGGCATTGACGAACGTCACCTGTTCGTCGACCACAGCCGAGAACAGTCCGCGCAGCTCCGAAAGCTTCAGCACCTCAACATCTTCGGAAGCCAGCTCGCCGCGAGCCTGCACGCTCAGATACCGGCGCGGCGTCGGACAGCGAACCGACCAGCAGGCCGAGCTTGCGCACCAGGTCCAGCCACGGTGCCACTTCTTCGCCGACCACACCGCGGCGACGTTGACCGCGTCCGGGACGAATTTGCCGGCCAGCGCCAGCTTCACGCTCGCCGCGACATCGGTGCCCGCCCGGTCCTGAGCCTCCTCAGTGGAAGCGCCCAAATGCGGAGTGACGACCACCTGCGGCAGCTCGAACAACGGGCTGTCGGTGCAGGGCTCAGTGCTGAACACATCGAGTCCAGCGGCCCGGACGTGACCACTGGTGATCGCGTCGGCCAGGGCCTGCTCGTCGATGAGCCCGCCGCGCGCGGCGTTGACGATGATCACACCGGGTTTGGTCTTGGCCAGGTTTTCCTTGCCGATGAGGCCGGCGGTTTCCTTGGTCTTCGGCAGGTGCACGGAGATGAAATCGGCGCGGGTCAAAGATCGTCAAGGCTGAGCAGTTCGATACCGAGTTGGGCGGCGCGGGCCGCCGACGTAGGGGTCGTAGGCCACGATATGGGCGCCGAAAGCGGCCAACCGCTGCGCGACGAGCTGCCCGATCCGGCCCAGGCCCACCACGCCGACGGTCTTGCCGAAGATCTCGATGCCCGAGAACGACGAGCGCTTCCAGGTGTGCTCGCAGCGTGGCGTCGGCGGCGGAATCTGCCGCGCGGCCGATAGCAACAGTGCCAGGGCATGCTCGGCAGCGCTGTGGATGTTCGACGTGGGCGCGTTGACCACCAGCACCCCGGCCGCGGTGGCGGCGTCGACGTCGACGTTGTCCAGGCAGGCGCGGCGGCCATGACCTCGCGGCTCCGGCGTCCGGTGGTGGCCGAGCGCACCAGCAGCGCGTCGGCATCGACCACCGCGGCGAGCAGTTTCGGCCGGGGGCCGTCGACCCAGCGGACTTCAACCTGGTCACCCAGGGCCTCGACGGTCGACGCGGCAAGCTTGTCTGCGATCAATACAACGGGCAGATTCACGCCGGTCAGCCTAGTAGCTGTTGCCCAGTGCACGACCATCGGCTGCTGTGAGGTGTACTTGACACGTGGACGTGACCGTCGTCGGCAGTGGTCCCAATGGGTTGGCGGCTGCCATCATCTGCGCCCGAGCCGGTTTGAAGGTGCGCGTCGTGGAGGGTCAGCCGACCTTCGGCGGTGGGGCCGCACCGCGGCCGATCCGGACTTCCCGATATCCGCCACGACATGCTCGGCGGTGCACCGATGGCGATCGCCTCGCCGTTCTTCGCAGAGTTCGACCTGGCGGCGCGCGGGGTGGAGTTGGCGGTCCCGGGATCTCCTACGCTAATCCGCTGCCGAACCGGCCGGCCGCGATCGCCTACCATTCGCTGGACCGCACGTGCGCCGAGCTAGACGACGGCCGCTCCTACCGCCGGCTGTTCGGTCCGCTCGTCGAGCATTCCGATGGCGTGCTCGGATTCTTCCTCGGCGACAAACGTTCGCTGCCGCCCGATCTGCCCACCACCGTGCGCGCCGGTCTTCGGGTGCTCGCCCAGGGCAGCCGGCATGGGGCATGCTGCGCGGCGACGATGCTCGCGCTTTGTTCACCGGCGTTGGCACATGCGATTTCGACCATGCCGTCACCGGTGAACAGCGGCGCTGGCATCATGCTCGGTACGGTGGCGCACACCGCGGGCTGGCCGGTGCCGGTCGGCGGCAGCCAGGCAATCGTCGACGCCATGCTCGCCGATCTGCGGGCCCATGGCGGCGAATTGGTCGTCGGCGAGCCGGTGACCTCCCTCCCTGGGGTGGTGATCTACGACACCGCACCGACGGCACTGCTCGACATCTACGGCTCGTCGTTACCGGACGGGTACGCACAGTCGTTGCGGCGCTACCGGT
This window contains:
- a CDS encoding isocitrate/isopropylmalate family dehydrogenase — encoded protein: MIGPEVIDEALQVLDVVLPGVDKTEYDLGARRYHATGELLTAETIEELRATTRSCSARSAILGAQRRARARPVAQTPLRAGPSRQPAAGSLYSGVSSPLAGVTNIDFVVVREGTEGPTPVTAARCASARRTRWPPRSASTPPSVSSGGA
- a CDS encoding ACT domain-containing protein — translated: MVDVRAVYADGSSFNVAARCRSAAGAKAGADQRAQLRSARRGFQPGGQLSDQPGALGKIGTELGKADVNILAAQLSQDAGGESATIILRLDTDVPENVRVAIAEAVGATTLEVVDLS